One genomic segment of Mesoterricola silvestris includes these proteins:
- a CDS encoding PAS domain S-box protein → MFGVLSKYKVGFWATLCLLTALVALAGHYEGLPALAGFGRGLRPMPPGSAWITSVLCLGLFLARGGRRRLWVRSLMAALGLVLVAILLRTPSSALLARVGYLAACLGLGVAAGHRSASWKQRQVAALAALVPLVAGSLLLFGYAAGMPLLYEATVSATPLPTSLTLFLLGHALLALAGNDTFPLSLFHLDRVELASTAGPWLKRMPLLSFMVLASLGAMAGALWMRGQARAHLRAARAQLAAVADLKASTLDHWMEERIGDAEVVRGGGLLQEALALRLQKGSGPGDGPVRSWMASMRALCGYQCVALCDPSGREIIGDGTFRPAPASLQKALDQGRVVLEDLHRDPDGGAWRFGFWVPVMDAGGTPAGAVNLAMEADHYFGSFLPDWPTLGPRGETFLVEPGRGLLGSVPSDALGAYLEAASRRSRLDFVTGGESLRTRAFGAVRPLRWAPWTLAVRIGEADLVEQLRPRFWGTAMATLGSVLLLAMATGFLVRRQGGIRIREMLAMERERKALAERSKVLMREANDIILLLDPEGRILEANERAQASYGYTLEELLGRTGGDLRAPEAAADFQAKWEWLKAQGSGVWETWHRRKDGTVFPVEISSRVVTQGGGTYVLSFLRDISERHAQAQEIRHLTQLYAALGQVGQAVVWTRDREGLFQRVCSVLVEFGRMGTAWIGVVDGATGDVTLAGASGREAALGRFAREGGRDPLEGVIREGRPCILDDASESAAAFPIAQAGVVTHILGVVATVPGFFGPGEVELLKETALDLAFALDKLDEQARRARAEEDLRTAEEFAENLIQTANAIVVCLDETGRVVMVNEAATEITGFTREELLGRDWFQTLVPRERYPEVWGVFGTLLEGGVPRHFENPIRAKDGTEKYISWQNSEVRRGGRIRGTISFGIEITQQRLAAEEQKRLEAQLAQSQKMESLGSLAGGVAHDLNNVLGAILSLASAHREDPGLAPALSRSLDTIVTACLRGRGVTKSLLYFARKGLEEERPLDLNALVADITQLLAHTTLKRVAPVMALEEGLPSVMGDAGALSHAIMNLCVNAVDAMERGGTLTLRTRREPGGGVSLAVEDTGSGMPPEVLRKAMEPFFTTKPMGKGTGLGLSMVFGTMKAHGGALDLRSAPGEGTSATLHFPASRVLEAPSEGIQAVPAAPGARPLSILLVDDDELIREAVGPMLEVLGHRVSLAPGGTEALAMLEGGLDPDLVILDMNMPGLTGAETLPRILALRPAQRVVMASGYSDQDVARLVEGRPGVRSLRKPYSLAEFKALLDAW, encoded by the coding sequence GTGTTCGGCGTCCTTTCGAAGTACAAGGTCGGGTTCTGGGCCACCCTCTGCCTCCTCACCGCCCTGGTGGCCCTCGCGGGCCATTACGAGGGCCTCCCCGCCCTGGCGGGCTTCGGCCGGGGCCTGCGCCCCATGCCGCCCGGTTCCGCCTGGATCACCTCGGTCCTCTGCCTAGGCCTGTTCCTGGCCCGGGGCGGCCGGCGGCGGCTCTGGGTGCGCAGCCTCATGGCGGCGCTCGGCCTGGTCCTGGTCGCGATCCTCCTTCGGACGCCCTCCAGCGCGCTCCTCGCGCGGGTGGGTTACCTCGCCGCCTGTCTGGGTCTGGGGGTGGCGGCGGGCCACCGGTCCGCATCCTGGAAGCAGCGGCAGGTGGCCGCCTTGGCCGCCCTGGTGCCCCTGGTGGCGGGGTCCCTCCTGCTCTTCGGATACGCGGCCGGGATGCCCCTCCTGTACGAAGCCACCGTTTCCGCCACGCCCCTGCCCACTTCCCTCACCCTCTTCCTTCTGGGCCACGCCCTGCTGGCCCTGGCGGGCAACGACACCTTCCCCTTGAGCCTGTTCCACCTCGACCGGGTGGAGCTGGCGTCCACCGCGGGCCCCTGGCTGAAGCGCATGCCCCTCCTGAGCTTCATGGTGCTGGCGTCCCTGGGCGCCATGGCCGGGGCCCTGTGGATGCGGGGCCAGGCCCGGGCCCACCTGAGGGCGGCCAGGGCCCAGTTGGCGGCGGTGGCGGACCTGAAGGCCTCGACCCTCGACCACTGGATGGAGGAGCGCATCGGCGACGCCGAGGTGGTCCGCGGGGGCGGCCTCCTGCAGGAGGCCCTGGCCCTGCGGCTCCAGAAGGGCTCCGGGCCCGGGGACGGGCCAGTGCGGTCCTGGATGGCCTCCATGCGCGCGCTGTGCGGGTACCAGTGCGTGGCCCTGTGCGACCCCTCGGGCCGGGAGATCATCGGGGACGGCACGTTCCGGCCGGCGCCCGCATCCCTCCAGAAGGCCCTGGACCAGGGCAGGGTGGTCCTGGAGGACCTGCACCGGGACCCGGACGGGGGCGCGTGGCGCTTCGGCTTCTGGGTCCCGGTGATGGACGCCGGCGGGACCCCGGCGGGGGCGGTGAACCTGGCCATGGAGGCCGACCACTATTTCGGATCCTTCCTCCCGGACTGGCCGACCCTGGGGCCCCGGGGCGAGACCTTCCTGGTGGAACCCGGCCGCGGGCTCCTGGGCTCCGTCCCCTCCGACGCCCTGGGCGCCTACCTCGAGGCGGCCTCCCGCCGGAGCCGCCTGGATTTCGTCACCGGCGGGGAGAGCCTGCGCACCCGGGCCTTCGGCGCGGTGCGGCCCCTGCGCTGGGCGCCCTGGACCCTGGCGGTGCGCATCGGGGAGGCCGATCTGGTCGAGCAGCTGCGGCCCCGTTTCTGGGGGACCGCCATGGCCACCCTGGGCAGCGTCCTCCTCCTGGCCATGGCCACGGGCTTCCTGGTGCGGCGCCAGGGTGGGATCCGCATCCGCGAGATGCTGGCCATGGAGCGGGAGCGCAAGGCCCTGGCGGAGCGTTCCAAGGTCCTCATGCGCGAAGCCAACGACATCATCCTGCTGCTGGACCCCGAAGGGCGCATCCTGGAGGCCAACGAGCGCGCCCAGGCCAGCTACGGGTACACGCTGGAGGAGCTGCTGGGCCGGACCGGGGGCGATCTGCGGGCCCCGGAGGCCGCGGCGGACTTCCAGGCCAAGTGGGAGTGGCTGAAGGCCCAAGGCTCGGGGGTCTGGGAGACCTGGCACCGCCGCAAGGACGGCACGGTATTCCCGGTGGAGATCAGCAGCCGCGTCGTCACCCAGGGCGGGGGCACCTACGTGCTCAGCTTCCTCCGGGACATTTCCGAGCGCCACGCCCAGGCCCAGGAGATCCGGCACCTCACCCAGCTGTACGCGGCCCTGGGCCAGGTGGGCCAGGCGGTGGTGTGGACCCGGGACCGCGAGGGGCTCTTCCAGCGCGTGTGCTCCGTGCTGGTGGAATTCGGCCGCATGGGCACGGCCTGGATCGGCGTGGTGGACGGCGCCACGGGCGACGTGACCCTGGCGGGCGCGAGCGGCAGGGAGGCCGCCCTGGGCCGGTTCGCCCGGGAAGGGGGAAGGGATCCCCTGGAAGGCGTCATCCGGGAGGGACGGCCCTGCATCCTGGACGACGCGTCCGAATCCGCGGCGGCCTTCCCCATCGCCCAGGCCGGGGTCGTCACCCACATCCTGGGCGTCGTGGCCACGGTCCCGGGTTTCTTCGGGCCAGGGGAGGTGGAGCTGCTGAAGGAGACGGCCCTGGACCTGGCCTTCGCCCTGGACAAGCTGGACGAGCAGGCCCGCCGCGCCCGGGCCGAGGAGGACCTGCGCACCGCCGAGGAATTCGCGGAGAACCTCATCCAGACCGCCAACGCCATCGTCGTGTGCCTGGACGAGACCGGCCGCGTCGTGATGGTCAACGAGGCCGCCACCGAAATCACCGGATTCACCCGGGAGGAGCTGCTGGGCCGGGACTGGTTCCAGACCCTGGTGCCCCGGGAACGGTACCCCGAGGTGTGGGGGGTCTTCGGGACCCTCCTGGAAGGCGGCGTGCCCCGCCACTTCGAGAATCCCATCCGCGCCAAGGACGGCACGGAGAAGTACATCAGCTGGCAGAACAGCGAAGTGCGCAGGGGGGGGCGGATCCGGGGGACCATCTCCTTCGGCATCGAGATCACCCAGCAGCGCCTGGCCGCGGAGGAGCAGAAGCGCCTGGAGGCCCAGCTTGCCCAAAGCCAGAAGATGGAGAGCCTGGGGAGCCTGGCGGGGGGCGTCGCCCACGATCTCAACAACGTCCTGGGGGCCATCCTGAGCCTGGCCTCGGCCCACCGGGAGGACCCCGGCCTGGCGCCCGCCCTCTCCCGTTCCCTGGACACCATCGTCACCGCCTGCCTCCGGGGCCGGGGCGTCACCAAGAGCCTCCTCTACTTCGCCCGCAAGGGCCTGGAGGAGGAGCGCCCCCTGGATCTCAACGCCCTGGTGGCCGACATCACCCAGCTGCTGGCCCACACCACCCTCAAGCGGGTCGCGCCGGTCATGGCCCTGGAGGAGGGCCTGCCCTCCGTGATGGGCGACGCCGGCGCCCTCAGCCACGCCATCATGAACCTCTGCGTCAACGCCGTGGACGCCATGGAGCGGGGCGGAACCCTCACCCTGCGCACCCGCCGGGAGCCCGGGGGCGGGGTGAGCCTGGCGGTGGAGGATACCGGCTCCGGCATGCCCCCCGAGGTCCTGCGCAAGGCCATGGAGCCCTTCTTCACCACCAAGCCCATGGGCAAGGGCACCGGCCTGGGGCTCAGCATGGTCTTCGGCACCATGAAGGCCCACGGAGGCGCCCTGGACCTGCGGAGCGCCCCCGGGGAGGGGACCTCGGCCACCCTCCACTTCCCGGCATCCAGGGTGCTGGAAGCGCCTTCCGAGGGGATCCAGGCCGTCCCCGCGGCCCCCGGGGCCCGGCCCCTCTCCATCCTCCTGGTGGACGACGACGAACTCATCCGGGAGGCCGTGGGGCCCATGCTGGAAGTGCTGGGCCACCGGGTGAGCCTCGCCCCGGGGGGGACGGAGGCGCTGGCGATGCTGGAGGGGGGCCTGGACCCGGACCTGGTGATCCTGGACATGAACATGCCCGGGCTCACCGGCGCCGAGACCCTGCCCCGGATCCTGGCCCTGCGCCCCGCCCAGCGGGTGGTCATGGCCAGCGGCTATTCCGACCAGGATGTGGCCCGGCTCGTGGAGGGCCGCCCCGGGGTGCGGAGCCTGCGCAAGCCCTACAGCCTGGCGGAGTTCAAGGCGCTGCTGGACGCGTGGTGA
- a CDS encoding anhydro-N-acetylmuramic acid kinase, translated as MNTASSLPPGPWMVLGLMSGTSADGVDAVLARVDPTGFREGSPFLELAGHLHEPYPPALRETVMAAANDNLRPGALCVLQRDLGEHHARAACQLVDSLGLKPHLASLHGQTVQHHPARGATLQLADPYVLAEKLQCPVVWDLRRRDMALGGQGAPLVPLTELWLHGRREPWIALNLGGIANATVWDGSRVRAWDLGPAMTLLDLAATLWLGRPYDPGGATATGFVEESLLEAWLAHPHFRIPPPKSTGREVFGAAWLDAERRGLEHLPLPSRLGTLAAFTAEACARELRAWAPPLPAGTPILLSGGGALHGRVRKELAGRLPGFRIQDDLQFPSGAREAVSWALLGAASAAGVPGNLAEVTGASAAAVLGSWVPG; from the coding sequence ATGAACACCGCCTCCTCCCTGCCCCCGGGCCCATGGATGGTCCTCGGCCTCATGTCCGGCACCAGCGCGGACGGCGTGGACGCGGTCCTGGCGCGGGTGGACCCCACGGGCTTCCGGGAAGGCAGCCCCTTCCTGGAGCTCGCGGGCCACCTGCACGAGCCCTATCCCCCCGCCCTGCGGGAGACGGTCATGGCCGCCGCCAACGACAACCTCCGGCCCGGGGCCCTGTGCGTGCTCCAGCGGGACCTGGGCGAGCACCATGCCCGCGCGGCCTGCCAGCTCGTCGACTCCCTGGGCCTGAAGCCCCACCTGGCCTCCCTCCATGGCCAGACCGTCCAGCATCATCCGGCCCGGGGCGCCACCCTCCAGCTGGCGGACCCCTACGTCCTGGCCGAGAAGCTCCAGTGCCCGGTGGTGTGGGACCTGCGGCGCCGGGACATGGCCCTGGGCGGCCAGGGCGCGCCCCTCGTGCCCCTCACCGAACTCTGGCTCCACGGGCGGCGCGAGCCCTGGATCGCCCTCAACCTGGGCGGCATCGCCAACGCCACGGTGTGGGACGGTTCCCGGGTGCGGGCCTGGGACCTGGGCCCGGCCATGACCCTCCTGGACCTGGCCGCCACCCTCTGGCTGGGCAGGCCCTACGACCCCGGCGGGGCCACGGCCACGGGCTTCGTGGAGGAATCGCTCCTGGAGGCCTGGCTGGCCCACCCCCACTTCCGCATCCCCCCGCCCAAATCCACGGGGAGGGAGGTCTTCGGAGCGGCCTGGCTGGACGCGGAGCGCCGCGGCCTGGAGCACCTCCCCCTTCCCTCCCGCCTGGGCACCCTCGCGGCCTTCACCGCCGAGGCCTGCGCCCGGGAGCTGAGGGCCTGGGCCCCGCCCCTGCCCGCAGGCACCCCCATCCTGCTCTCCGGGGGCGGGGCCCTCCACGGGCGGGTCCGCAAGGAACTCGCCGGGCGCCTTCCGGGCTTCCGCATCCAGGACGACCTGCAGTTCCCCTCCGGGGCCCGGGAAGCCGTGAGCTGGGCCCTCCTGGGCGCCGCCAGCGCCGCGGGCGTCCCCGGCAACCTCGCCGAGGTCACCGGGGCCTCGGCGGCCGCGGTCCTGGGCAGCTGGGTGCCCGGGTGA